The following coding sequences lie in one Candidatus Binataceae bacterium genomic window:
- a CDS encoding CoA transferase: MLSSYRVLDLTDAGALICGQVLGDFGADVILVEPPGGVSARKIGPFRGDGKNVDQSLNFWALNRNKRSITIDLESSAGRENLLQLVNTADILIESFSPGYMDRLGLGYRTLAEINRLLIVISITPFGQKGPKARWAATDLTVTAASGALLITGDEDRPPVHTSVPQSYLHAGIEAAAGALIALSARERDGLGQHIDVSAQTAMMMTTQFNVLATGWHDRPAERMGGGLKVGKIRTRFVYPCKDGHVSITFSFGPVLGGPTRRLFEWIHERGFCDEATRDKDWIRYGGLLVSGKESLEEYNRCMDCIEGFTLSQTKTELFDEALRRRILLVPVSNTADMVRARQLEAREYWTSIEHPEFGKEVVYPGPFAKLSETPLRYRRRPPLLGEHTSEIAGERRATANPARPVSSAASKGALDGLKVLDFTWAYAGPGATRYLADYGATVVRIESSKKLDTYRTVGPFKDGRSGLDRSAGFSNANMGKYDVSLNLAVPEAREIALRLVTWADVVVENFSPRVMRSWGMDYQALRNIKPDLIMLSSCLSGQTGPAAMLAGYGTMGAVMSGFGELTGWPDRAPAAPYSAYTDYVAPRFTVAALLTAVDHKRSTGQGQYIDLSQSECSIHLLGPAVLDYTVNGRIQSRMGNALPEYAPTGVYPCIGTDRWIALAAPTDDVWRALCRASERGWSEDRRFATASDRIANRAALDDVIGSWTKDLEVEALEELLQSMGVPAHRVSNCADVLDDPQLKDRDHIIYLEHPQFGSVPYERSRMVFSRTPAAVGWPGAQIGQHNDYVLREILGLSTAEISALQTHKALE; the protein is encoded by the coding sequence AAGATCGGGCCTTTCCGTGGCGATGGGAAGAACGTCGATCAGAGCCTCAATTTCTGGGCGCTTAACCGCAACAAACGCAGCATCACGATCGATCTTGAAAGCTCGGCAGGCCGAGAGAATCTGCTCCAATTGGTGAACACGGCCGATATCCTGATCGAGTCATTCTCTCCCGGCTACATGGATCGACTCGGCCTTGGTTATCGTACGCTGGCCGAGATCAATCGGCTGCTGATTGTCATTTCGATCACTCCGTTCGGACAAAAGGGACCGAAGGCGCGATGGGCGGCCACTGATCTCACAGTGACTGCAGCATCCGGCGCGCTCCTAATCACCGGCGATGAAGACCGGCCACCGGTGCATACGTCGGTCCCTCAATCGTACCTACACGCGGGCATCGAAGCGGCTGCGGGCGCTCTTATCGCGCTGAGTGCCCGCGAACGCGACGGCCTTGGACAGCATATCGATGTGTCCGCGCAAACAGCGATGATGATGACGACCCAGTTCAACGTGCTCGCTACTGGTTGGCACGATCGTCCGGCCGAGCGGATGGGAGGCGGACTCAAAGTCGGCAAGATTAGAACTCGCTTCGTCTATCCGTGCAAAGACGGCCACGTGAGTATCACGTTTTCGTTCGGCCCCGTCCTCGGCGGGCCGACGCGCAGGCTCTTTGAATGGATTCACGAACGAGGTTTTTGCGATGAAGCGACGCGGGACAAGGATTGGATCAGATACGGCGGGCTGTTGGTGAGCGGGAAGGAATCTCTCGAAGAGTACAACCGCTGCATGGATTGTATCGAGGGCTTCACGCTCAGCCAGACCAAGACGGAACTGTTCGATGAGGCTTTACGGCGGCGAATCCTGCTCGTTCCCGTGAGCAATACCGCCGACATGGTTCGGGCCAGGCAGCTCGAAGCGCGCGAATACTGGACCAGCATTGAGCATCCGGAGTTTGGCAAAGAAGTTGTCTATCCCGGTCCGTTCGCGAAGCTTAGTGAGACACCGCTTCGCTATCGCCGGAGGCCACCACTACTAGGTGAGCACACGAGCGAGATCGCCGGCGAGCGGCGGGCCACAGCGAATCCGGCCAGGCCCGTCTCAAGCGCGGCTTCGAAAGGTGCGCTCGACGGCCTCAAGGTACTGGATTTCACCTGGGCATACGCAGGACCGGGCGCCACACGTTATCTCGCGGACTATGGCGCAACGGTCGTTCGCATCGAAAGCTCAAAGAAGCTCGATACGTATCGCACGGTTGGACCGTTCAAGGATGGCCGATCCGGCCTCGATCGCTCCGCTGGCTTCAGCAATGCGAACATGGGCAAGTACGATGTTTCGCTCAATCTCGCGGTTCCTGAGGCGCGGGAAATTGCTCTTCGGCTGGTCACATGGGCCGACGTAGTAGTTGAGAATTTTTCCCCAAGAGTGATGCGTTCGTGGGGGATGGACTATCAGGCCTTGCGGAACATCAAGCCTGACTTGATAATGCTCAGCTCCTGCCTTAGCGGACAGACGGGCCCCGCGGCGATGCTCGCCGGCTACGGCACGATGGGCGCCGTCATGTCGGGATTTGGCGAACTGACGGGATGGCCCGATCGCGCGCCCGCCGCACCGTATAGCGCGTACACGGATTATGTCGCACCGAGGTTCACGGTCGCGGCATTATTGACGGCCGTCGATCACAAGCGGAGCACGGGGCAAGGCCAGTACATCGACCTTTCTCAATCCGAGTGCTCGATACATCTGCTTGGTCCAGCGGTGCTCGACTACACGGTCAACGGACGAATCCAGTCGCGCATGGGCAATGCCCTGCCGGAGTATGCGCCGACCGGGGTCTATCCGTGCATCGGTACCGATCGATGGATCGCGTTGGCCGCGCCGACCGACGATGTGTGGCGCGCGCTCTGCAGAGCCTCGGAGCGGGGCTGGTCCGAAGACCGCCGGTTTGCCACGGCCAGCGATCGCATCGCGAACAGGGCGGCGCTGGATGATGTGATCGGCTCATGGACGAAAGACTTGGAGGTGGAGGCGCTGGAGGAGCTTTTGCAAAGCATGGGAGTCCCCGCCCATCGCGTATCAAACTGTGCGGATGTTCTCGACGATCCGCAGCTCAAGGACCGCGATCACATCATCTACCTGGAGCATCCGCAATTTGGTTCGGTGCCTTATGAAAGATCACGGATGGTGTTTTCGCGCACGCCGGCCGCCGTCGGATGGCCCGGCGCGCAAATCGGCCAGCACAACGACTACGTTCTGCGCGAGATACTCGGCTTGAGCACCGCGGAAATTAGCGCGCTGCAGACGCACAAGGCGCTCGAGTGA